A window of the Streptococcus sp. 116-D4 genome harbors these coding sequences:
- a CDS encoding DUF5960 family protein, with the protein MNRKELYDDKLQLDYFSDSYLRFESDFYKYSALDIPLTFITDDILRTMAMSQKHYFKLNKNKSLDGRDHYFVFSIKMNKDSSGIRQYEYQRHCFSL; encoded by the coding sequence ATGAATCGTAAAGAATTATATGATGATAAATTGCAGCTAGATTATTTTTCTGATTCTTATTTACGGTTTGAATCAGATTTTTACAAGTATTCCGCTCTAGATATACCATTAACATTTATCACTGATGATATTTTACGCACAATGGCTATGTCTCAAAAACATTATTTTAAACTTAACAAAAACAAATCTTTAGACGGTCGTGACCACTATTTTGTTTTTTCTATCAAGATGAACAAAGACAGTAGTGGCATTAGACAGTATGAATATCAGAGACATTGTTTTAGTTTGTAA
- a CDS encoding helix-turn-helix domain-containing protein, with protein sequence MYQPEKLKARRKELKLTQKEIAEQLGISFQAYSAWERGVKEPSKEKVAQLENILKVPKGYFTQIEIVRLYNSLSKQGQEKVVLYARNLSQEEQVQKVTDMPERLYEYRVYERMSAGIGASVYDDRNFDTVYFNEELAHDFASWVSGDSMEPKYQNGSVALIRETGFDYDGAVYAVVCNNQTYIKRVYREEKGLRLVSINPKYKDIFISYEEEPRIVGIIVGNFVPMEG encoded by the coding sequence ATGTATCAGCCAGAAAAATTAAAGGCTCGAAGGAAAGAGTTAAAACTGACACAGAAGGAGATCGCAGAGCAACTTGGGATTAGTTTCCAGGCTTACTCAGCTTGGGAACGTGGAGTCAAAGAACCGTCTAAGGAGAAGGTAGCTCAGCTAGAGAACATTTTAAAAGTACCAAAAGGATATTTTACTCAGATCGAGATTGTCCGTCTCTACAATAGTCTCTCTAAGCAAGGGCAGGAGAAGGTTGTTCTCTATGCTCGCAACCTATCTCAAGAGGAGCAAGTCCAGAAAGTGACAGATATGCCAGAGCGCCTCTACGAGTACCGTGTTTATGAACGCATGTCAGCGGGGATTGGGGCTTCGGTCTACGATGATCGGAATTTTGATACGGTTTACTTTAATGAGGAGTTGGCCCATGATTTTGCGTCATGGGTGTCTGGGGACTCCATGGAACCTAAATACCAAAATGGCTCCGTGGCTCTGATTCGAGAGACAGGATTTGACTATGACGGGGCGGTTTATGCAGTGGTTTGTAACAACCAGACCTATATTAAACGGGTTTATAGAGAGGAGAAAGGATTGCGTCTGGTCTCTATCAATCCTAAATACAAGGATATTTTCATCTCCTATGAGGAAGAACCTCGGATTGTGGGGATTATCGTTGGGAACTTCGTGCCGATGGAGGGCTAG
- a CDS encoding Y-family DNA polymerase — protein MGYFDYSREPKSDIAFVDMKSFYASVECVKRGLHPLKTSLCVMSRADNSTGLILASSPLFKKIFGKSNVGRAYDLPFDVKTRKFSYYNARKQGLPTDSDYVRYIENWAQVTLIVPPQMGEYIAINMEIQRIFQNYGSPDDIYPYSIDEGFIDLTSSLNYFIPDKSLSRKDKLDLLSARIQRDIWRKTGIYSTVGMSNANPLLAKLALDNEAKHTPTMRANWSYQDVEEKVWAIPKMTDFWGIGRRMEKRLYALGIFSIKELATSNPDQLKKVLGQAGLRLWFHANGIDESNVHKPYKAKSKGLGNSQILPRDYVKLRDIEIILREMAEQVAIRLRRAGKKTSLVSIYVGFSKQEVRPSIHTQMKVEPTNNTAVLTDYVLKLFHSKYTSGAVRRVGVNYSGFVDESFGLISLFDDVDKLEKEERLQTAIDSIREQFGFTSLLKANALEEASRSLARSKLIGGHSAGGLDGLQ, from the coding sequence ATGGGCTACTTTGATTATTCCAGAGAGCCTAAAAGTGACATTGCCTTTGTCGATATGAAATCCTTTTATGCCAGTGTTGAGTGCGTGAAAAGGGGCTTGCATCCGCTAAAAACCTCGCTTTGTGTCATGAGTCGCGCGGATAATTCAACTGGTCTTATCCTAGCCTCCTCTCCCCTGTTTAAGAAGATTTTTGGCAAGTCAAATGTTGGTCGGGCCTATGATCTGCCCTTTGATGTCAAGACCCGCAAATTTTCCTACTATAATGCTAGAAAGCAAGGGCTACCTACCGACTCAGACTATGTTCGCTACATCGAAAATTGGGCTCAAGTCACCTTGATTGTGCCACCTCAGATGGGCGAGTACATTGCAATCAATATGGAAATCCAGCGAATCTTTCAGAATTATGGCAGTCCAGATGATATTTATCCTTACTCTATCGATGAGGGCTTTATTGACCTGACTAGTTCGCTCAACTATTTTATCCCAGACAAGAGTCTCTCTCGTAAAGACAAGCTGGATTTGCTATCTGCTCGTATTCAGAGGGATATTTGGAGGAAGACAGGAATCTACTCTACAGTAGGTATGTCCAATGCCAATCCCTTACTGGCTAAGTTGGCTCTGGATAATGAAGCCAAGCACACTCCGACCATGAGGGCCAACTGGTCTTACCAGGATGTGGAAGAGAAGGTCTGGGCCATCCCTAAGATGACGGATTTTTGGGGGATTGGCAGGCGAATGGAGAAACGCTTGTATGCTCTGGGGATTTTTTCCATCAAGGAATTGGCAACCAGCAATCCCGACCAGCTAAAGAAAGTTCTGGGTCAGGCTGGTCTGCGTTTGTGGTTTCATGCTAACGGGATTGATGAGAGCAATGTTCATAAGCCCTATAAAGCCAAATCCAAGGGATTGGGGAATTCTCAAATCTTGCCGAGAGACTACGTGAAGCTAAGGGATATTGAAATTATTCTCCGGGAAATGGCGGAGCAGGTAGCTATTAGACTGAGAAGGGCGGGTAAGAAAACAAGCCTTGTCTCTATCTATGTCGGATTCTCTAAACAGGAGGTCAGACCGTCTATTCACACACAAATGAAGGTCGAACCGACCAATAATACTGCTGTCTTAACGGATTATGTTTTGAAGCTATTTCATAGTAAATACACTTCTGGAGCGGTCAGAAGGGTCGGAGTCAACTATTCAGGATTTGTGGACGAGTCCTTTGGTTTGATCTCCCTCTTTGATGATGTTGACAAGTTAGAAAAAGAAGAAAGGCTCCAGACGGCTATTGACTCCATTCGGGAACAATTTGGTTTCACTTCTCTCTTAAAGGCCAATGCACTGGAAGAAGCCTCTAGGAGCCTTGCCAGAAGCAAGCTGATTGGGGGACATTCTGCTGGAGGATTAGACGGATTACAATGA